In a single window of the Pseudodesulfovibrio profundus genome:
- a CDS encoding methyl-accepting chemotaxis protein, with translation MLNNTSVKMKTIMTALAGPLLIALIMGTMEIMTIDKKAEEIILKQSRAIVLMAEAAREEMSAKLDSGVIRPLEEIPEDKILDAVPVIVAIRMAMQNADKAGYSFRVPKVSPRNPDNTPTPLEGKVLAEMKETNKDEITIYGENNIRYFKAIRLTKECLYCHGDPAGEKDVTGGTKEGWKVGEIHGAFEIISSLDAAKKETMNAAISVSLWTALILAIIAGLVTWIMRSTVVLPLLKITTLTESMSQGRFSGGIPKPSNDEIGKVGKALNIMISSLSSVIRTVSQAAEAVHSSSSELSEAADNVADGAAFQAAQVEEVSASMESIADSIRSNAKNLESTREIAVQAAKNAEESGEAVRAGLSALKEIAGRVQVIEEIARQTNLLALNAAIEAARAGEHGKGFAVVASEVRKLAERSGNAALEIINISESSGEVADRAGNQLARLVPEIQRTAELIEEIAEASSAQDSNARQVNESIQNLGEVIHRNATAAEEIASTTQSLTSKAKELTDATDFFDVDGEPVLAIGELCDNELADK, from the coding sequence ATGCTGAACAATACTAGCGTGAAAATGAAGACCATCATGACAGCTCTTGCCGGCCCCCTCCTGATCGCCTTGATCATGGGGACGATGGAAATCATGACTATCGACAAGAAAGCGGAAGAAATCATACTCAAGCAAAGCAGGGCCATCGTGCTCATGGCGGAAGCGGCACGGGAAGAAATGAGCGCCAAGCTCGATTCCGGTGTCATTCGCCCTCTGGAGGAAATTCCCGAGGACAAGATTCTTGATGCCGTTCCGGTCATCGTAGCCATTCGCATGGCCATGCAGAACGCGGACAAGGCAGGGTACTCATTCCGTGTCCCCAAGGTTTCACCACGTAACCCGGACAACACCCCCACTCCCCTGGAAGGGAAGGTCCTCGCCGAGATGAAAGAGACCAACAAGGATGAAATTACCATCTACGGTGAAAATAACATTCGCTATTTCAAAGCCATTCGGCTGACCAAGGAGTGTCTGTACTGTCACGGTGATCCCGCAGGAGAAAAGGATGTGACCGGCGGGACCAAGGAAGGCTGGAAAGTCGGTGAAATTCACGGCGCCTTCGAGATTATCAGCTCGTTGGATGCGGCCAAGAAGGAAACCATGAACGCCGCCATATCCGTTTCGTTGTGGACAGCACTGATTCTGGCAATCATCGCCGGATTGGTGACCTGGATCATGCGATCAACGGTTGTCCTGCCCCTCCTGAAAATCACCACACTCACCGAGTCCATGTCACAGGGACGTTTTTCCGGCGGAATCCCCAAGCCTTCCAATGATGAAATAGGTAAGGTTGGCAAGGCATTGAACATCATGATCAGCAGCCTGTCGTCGGTCATCAGAACCGTTTCGCAGGCTGCGGAAGCCGTCCACTCCAGCAGTAGCGAGTTATCGGAAGCTGCCGATAACGTAGCTGATGGTGCTGCATTCCAGGCTGCGCAGGTCGAAGAAGTCTCTGCCAGCATGGAAAGTATCGCCGACAGCATCAGGAGCAATGCCAAGAATCTGGAATCCACCAGAGAAATAGCCGTTCAGGCCGCCAAAAACGCCGAAGAGAGCGGCGAAGCGGTCCGAGCCGGACTCAGTGCGCTCAAGGAAATCGCCGGGCGCGTTCAGGTCATCGAAGAAATTGCAAGACAAACCAACCTTCTCGCACTCAATGCCGCCATTGAAGCGGCCCGCGCCGGTGAACACGGCAAGGGGTTCGCGGTTGTGGCATCCGAGGTACGCAAGCTGGCCGAACGAAGCGGAAACGCCGCCCTTGAGATCATTAACATCTCCGAGTCAAGCGGAGAGGTTGCAGACAGAGCCGGTAATCAACTGGCAAGACTCGTCCCGGAAATTCAGCGTACAGCAGAGTTGATCGAAGAAATTGCCGAGGCAAGCTCTGCTCAGGATTCCAATGCCCGTCAGGTCAATGAATCCATACAGAATCTTGGTGAAGTCATTCATCGCAATGCAACGGCAGCCGAGGAGATTGCCTCCACAACGCAATCGCTGACATCCAAGGCCAAGGAGCTAACCGACGCAACAGACTTCTTCGATGTTGATGGCGAGCCCGTGCTCGCAATAGGCGAGCTATGTGATAACGAGCTTGCAGATAAGTAA
- a CDS encoding hybrid sensor histidine kinase/response regulator, translated as MTWKTTHLLPCVLLWILVCSAPVLAEDGRTQVLYLNSYQNGYAWSDHILEGIRSAFRDSQYVVDLQVEYMDAKKHPEPENREILRQLFESKFRSTKFDAIICSDNDAFQFMLAHHDRLFPSVPVIFCGVNDFDPQQLAAHDLFTGVVEELDISYNLDLALTINPEKKRVVVVSDSSLSSSAIVAQIKKAMPDFDHRLSFDFWENLPLDELLEKSRSMPEDSFLFFVPFYIERGGKYLSAADVVEALYANANVPIYGAWSFLLGHGIVGGRLLDGRTHGKATAGMVLDILDGKPVPNLLTTADEESPITFDWKVLERFELTHASLPENAVFINQPEPTYRFEKGVVWTALALLFLLTAFTVFLVASRTRAIRAEQELALSRKMLRSIIDTMPQLIYWKDLNSRFVGANRRFADFFNLSDAESVQGKSNRDLLKGESISREGERLDQKVIESNAPVLHEIIDHDGPSEQDVIFEINKVPLHDDNGQVTGILTTAEDITARVQLERQLMQSQKLEAIGTFVGGIAHDFNNLLTTIINSTELALMDANGPVAEDVHRAKAAAEHGSRLVGQILTYARPSNEGTVLVAPSAPVNEALDLISHMLPDNIQLHVTIPADLGTGMADPAHLQQILMNLCTNSIHAMRAQGGELHVSMDVVAPEGADRSLWLRVHDTGPGIPDTVMERIFDPFFTTKDKQEGTGLGLAIVHGIVQVHGGDISLSSQPGETIFEIHLPFPAGQGEEIGRALADTNGIEHILFVEDDPEQLNLIPRSLRRMGYTVTTAAGGQEALDLVMGGAVFDIVVTDFDMPGHNGVELSRTLHQLHPQWPVILVSGGRDALSAAQGERGIAQIVVKPYTGSSLAAAIRETLGQTSVKEEAQEWQIY; from the coding sequence ATGACATGGAAAACAACACACCTTCTCCCCTGCGTCCTGTTGTGGATTTTGGTCTGCTCAGCCCCCGTGCTGGCAGAGGATGGCCGCACGCAGGTGCTCTACCTCAACTCCTATCAGAATGGGTATGCGTGGTCTGATCACATACTGGAAGGGATTCGTTCAGCATTTCGTGACAGCCAGTATGTTGTGGATCTGCAAGTCGAATATATGGATGCCAAAAAGCATCCCGAGCCCGAAAACAGAGAGATTCTGAGGCAGCTGTTCGAGAGTAAATTCCGCTCCACCAAGTTTGATGCCATCATCTGCTCCGACAACGACGCATTCCAGTTCATGCTGGCTCACCATGACCGGTTGTTTCCGTCGGTTCCGGTCATTTTCTGCGGTGTCAACGATTTCGACCCGCAACAACTGGCCGCCCATGACCTCTTTACTGGGGTCGTGGAAGAACTCGACATCAGCTATAATCTGGACCTTGCCCTGACTATCAATCCCGAGAAGAAACGGGTTGTGGTAGTCAGCGACTCTTCTCTCAGTTCCAGCGCCATTGTCGCTCAGATCAAAAAAGCCATGCCTGACTTTGATCACCGCTTGTCGTTTGATTTTTGGGAAAATCTGCCGCTGGACGAACTGTTGGAGAAAAGCCGATCCATGCCCGAAGACAGCTTTCTCTTCTTTGTCCCCTTTTATATCGAGCGAGGGGGTAAGTATCTTTCTGCCGCCGATGTGGTTGAAGCCCTGTACGCCAATGCCAATGTCCCCATTTACGGAGCGTGGAGCTTCCTGCTGGGACACGGCATAGTGGGCGGACGACTGCTGGACGGAAGAACCCATGGCAAGGCGACAGCTGGGATGGTCCTCGACATACTGGATGGTAAACCTGTTCCCAACCTGCTCACCACGGCTGACGAAGAATCCCCGATCACCTTTGACTGGAAGGTACTTGAACGCTTCGAGCTCACCCATGCTTCGCTGCCGGAAAACGCCGTATTCATCAATCAGCCGGAACCCACCTATCGCTTTGAAAAAGGTGTTGTCTGGACCGCACTGGCTCTGCTTTTCCTGCTGACCGCATTCACGGTCTTCCTGGTTGCCAGCCGAACCCGCGCCATTCGTGCAGAACAGGAGCTGGCCCTGTCGCGCAAGATGCTCAGATCGATCATCGACACCATGCCGCAGCTCATCTACTGGAAAGATCTGAACAGCCGATTCGTCGGTGCCAACCGTCGATTCGCGGATTTCTTCAATCTGTCGGATGCCGAGTCGGTCCAGGGCAAGAGCAACCGCGATCTGCTCAAGGGGGAGTCCATTTCACGCGAGGGCGAACGGCTGGACCAGAAGGTCATTGAAAGCAACGCACCTGTACTCCACGAAATCATCGACCATGACGGGCCGAGCGAGCAGGATGTCATTTTCGAAATCAACAAGGTACCCCTCCACGATGACAACGGGCAAGTCACCGGCATTCTCACGACAGCCGAAGACATCACGGCCCGCGTTCAACTGGAGCGCCAACTCATGCAGTCCCAGAAACTTGAGGCCATCGGCACGTTCGTCGGCGGGATTGCGCACGATTTCAACAACCTGCTGACAACGATCATCAACTCCACAGAGCTGGCGCTCATGGACGCCAACGGCCCTGTTGCCGAAGACGTACATCGTGCCAAGGCCGCCGCAGAGCATGGCAGTCGACTGGTCGGGCAAATTCTGACCTATGCCCGCCCTTCCAATGAAGGCACCGTGCTTGTGGCCCCGTCCGCTCCGGTGAACGAAGCACTGGACCTGATCAGCCACATGCTGCCCGACAATATCCAGTTGCATGTGACCATCCCTGCAGACCTCGGCACCGGCATGGCCGATCCAGCCCATTTGCAGCAAATCCTCATGAACCTGTGTACCAACAGTATCCACGCCATGCGCGCCCAGGGCGGCGAACTCCACGTATCAATGGACGTAGTTGCTCCGGAGGGTGCGGACAGGTCTCTCTGGTTGCGGGTGCATGATACTGGTCCCGGCATTCCCGACACAGTAATGGAGCGTATCTTCGACCCCTTCTTCACCACCAAGGACAAGCAGGAAGGAACCGGCCTCGGGCTGGCCATCGTACATGGCATCGTGCAGGTTCATGGAGGCGACATCTCCCTGTCCAGCCAACCGGGGGAAACGATCTTCGAAATCCACCTTCCCTTCCCTGCCGGTCAGGGAGAAGAAATTGGGAGAGCTTTGGCAGATACCAACGGCATTGAACATATCCTGTTCGTGGAAGACGATCCCGAGCAATTGAATCTCATCCCCCGCTCATTGCGCCGCATGGGATATACGGTGACAACGGCGGCAGGTGGGCAGGAAGCCCTTGATCTGGTCATGGGGGGTGCGGTGTTTGATATCGTCGTCACCGACTTTGATATGCCAGGCCACAACGGTGTGGAGCTGAGTCGTACGTTGCACCAGCTACACCCGCAGTGGCCGGTGATTCTGGTATCCGGCGGGAGGGATGCCCTCTCTGCGGCCCAAGGTGAGCGCGGGATTGCGCAAATCGTGGTGAAACCGTATACGGGCTCCTCGCTGGCAGCGGCCATCCGCGAAACGTTAGGCCAGACCAGCGTGAAGGAAGAAGCACAAGAATGGCAAATATACTGA
- a CDS encoding sigma-54-dependent transcriptional regulator has protein sequence MANILIIDDDTRLNQTLIRIMERMGHHADGAHTLAAARELLSTNQYSLVFLDVRLPDGNGLEALPKVLEQPCRPEVVILTGNGDPDGAELAIQGGAWDYLLKPSSVKQTMLCVERALKYHDRKTQAPPAESLDLSRIVGLSPKMEICYEQIGLAARSATNVLITGETGTGKELVAQTIHANSKRKHGNFVPVDCASLNKGLVESTLFGHKRGTFTGADQDRKGLVRVADKGTLFLDEVGDMDLPIQKTFLRVLQERRFRPVGETREIESDFRLIAATNRNLDEDVEQERFRKDLLYRLKTIHIQLPPLRERDGDIRLLALFRINQLNREYERTITLAPETFEALSAYNWPGNIRELFAAMETAFFKAEGMSQIIPRHLPARMRVAATRAQVESSAPTQESTESAPLTSGMSAVQNHTTLKDYKQEMERHYLEELCTHADGNMKLMVEISGCSQSHLYSLLKKAGISLK, from the coding sequence ATGGCAAATATACTGATCATAGACGACGACACCCGGCTCAACCAGACCCTGATCCGTATCATGGAGCGCATGGGCCATCATGCTGATGGCGCGCACACCCTTGCGGCGGCACGGGAGCTGTTGTCTACCAATCAGTATTCACTGGTCTTTCTTGATGTGCGCCTGCCTGACGGCAACGGGCTGGAGGCACTGCCCAAGGTGCTGGAGCAACCGTGCAGGCCCGAAGTGGTCATCCTGACCGGCAACGGCGACCCTGACGGAGCGGAACTCGCCATTCAAGGCGGTGCGTGGGACTATCTGCTCAAGCCATCTTCGGTCAAACAGACCATGCTCTGCGTCGAGCGTGCCCTGAAATATCATGACCGGAAAACCCAGGCGCCGCCCGCAGAGAGTCTGGACCTCAGCCGCATTGTGGGCCTGAGTCCCAAGATGGAAATCTGCTACGAGCAGATCGGCTTGGCGGCCCGTTCGGCGACCAACGTGTTGATCACCGGGGAAACCGGCACCGGAAAGGAACTGGTAGCCCAAACCATTCATGCCAACAGCAAACGCAAGCACGGTAATTTCGTTCCCGTGGACTGTGCATCCCTGAACAAGGGGCTGGTGGAAAGCACGCTGTTCGGGCACAAGCGCGGCACCTTTACCGGAGCAGATCAGGATCGCAAGGGCCTTGTCCGCGTGGCCGACAAGGGGACCCTGTTTCTTGATGAAGTGGGCGACATGGACCTGCCGATCCAGAAAACTTTTTTGCGCGTGCTTCAGGAACGACGATTTCGTCCGGTTGGTGAAACGCGAGAGATCGAGAGCGATTTCCGCCTCATTGCAGCCACCAACCGCAACCTCGATGAGGATGTGGAACAGGAACGTTTCCGCAAGGACTTGCTCTACCGCCTCAAGACCATCCATATCCAGTTGCCCCCATTGCGGGAAAGGGACGGCGACATCCGGCTGCTGGCCCTGTTTCGCATCAACCAGCTCAATCGCGAATATGAGCGCACCATAACGCTTGCGCCCGAGACATTCGAGGCGCTCTCCGCCTATAACTGGCCCGGGAATATCCGTGAGCTCTTCGCGGCCATGGAAACCGCGTTCTTCAAGGCCGAAGGTATGTCGCAGATCATTCCGCGCCACCTCCCGGCCCGTATGCGTGTGGCTGCTACCCGTGCACAGGTGGAAAGCAGCGCACCGACGCAGGAATCGACTGAATCCGCTCCACTGACCTCGGGCATGAGCGCTGTCCAGAACCACACCACCCTCAAGGATTACAAGCAGGAAATGGAACGCCATTATCTTGAGGAGCTGTGCACACACGCCGACGGCAACATGAAGTTAATGGTTGAAATATCCGGCTGTTCCCAGTCGCACCTTTATTCACTACTCAAGAAGGCAGGGATATCCCTCAAGTGA
- a CDS encoding L-lactate permease: MSIFALALLALAPIVLVLVLMVGMRWPATKAMPLTWLVAACLAAAVWKMDPMLIAASTLSGFGSAINVLIIVFGAILILYTLRESGAMETISAGFYGISADRRIQTIIIAFMFGAFIEGSAGFGTPAAIAAPLLLGLGFPAMAAVVVCLVLNSFPVTFGAVGTPVWFGLKNLRQQVNQDTIEGVSGLGTAGFDIFLQHIAQWSTLLHAVMIYMLPLLTVCFLTGVFGKNKSWREGLGVWKFSFFASTVFFVPYAATAFAFGEEFPALLGGLAGLAIIIFAAQRGFLLPKEDWDFADRDQWSADWVGSIPSGTSDLKQHMSQFQAWLPYFLIAGLLVLTRLSSLPFKEMLNSVAFSWNSILGYDTVNFTMKPLYLPGIIPFTLVAILTAFLHRMEVGKVTKAWGDAFKALKNPTIAMFFAVAMVEIFKQSGNNPQQYLSMPLTMADASAAMVGDVWPAFAAFVGALGSFITGSATVSNLLFAEFQYGVASTIHMNPEVIVALQAVGGAMGNMICVHNIVAASATVGLIGMEGMILRRTFPPLLAYGATVGLAGALLIFVIL; the protein is encoded by the coding sequence ATGTCCATCTTTGCACTCGCACTTCTGGCGCTGGCGCCTATAGTGCTCGTTCTTGTTCTTATGGTCGGCATGCGGTGGCCCGCCACCAAAGCGATGCCACTGACCTGGCTCGTGGCCGCCTGTCTGGCGGCAGCGGTCTGGAAAATGGACCCCATGCTCATCGCCGCCTCCACACTCAGCGGCTTTGGCAGCGCCATCAACGTTCTGATCATCGTTTTCGGCGCTATCCTCATTCTCTACACCCTTCGTGAATCCGGGGCCATGGAGACCATCAGCGCCGGTTTCTACGGCATTTCGGCAGACCGCCGGATTCAGACCATTATCATTGCCTTCATGTTCGGCGCCTTCATTGAAGGATCGGCCGGATTCGGCACGCCTGCGGCCATTGCCGCGCCGCTGCTGCTCGGACTGGGATTCCCGGCCATGGCCGCTGTGGTCGTCTGTCTGGTTCTCAACAGCTTCCCGGTCACCTTCGGTGCTGTTGGAACACCTGTCTGGTTTGGGCTGAAAAACCTGCGCCAGCAAGTGAATCAGGATACCATTGAAGGCGTCAGCGGACTCGGCACCGCCGGTTTCGACATCTTCCTTCAGCACATCGCGCAATGGTCCACCCTGCTCCATGCGGTCATGATCTACATGCTGCCGCTGCTCACGGTCTGTTTCCTGACCGGCGTGTTCGGCAAAAACAAATCATGGCGTGAAGGCCTGGGCGTCTGGAAGTTTTCCTTCTTCGCTTCCACCGTCTTCTTCGTGCCTTACGCAGCCACAGCCTTTGCCTTTGGTGAAGAATTCCCGGCCCTGCTAGGCGGACTGGCCGGACTGGCCATCATCATCTTCGCTGCACAGCGCGGATTCCTGCTGCCCAAGGAAGACTGGGACTTTGCCGACAGAGATCAGTGGAGCGCCGACTGGGTTGGTTCCATCCCCTCCGGCACGTCTGACCTCAAACAACACATGAGCCAGTTTCAGGCATGGCTGCCTTACTTCCTGATTGCCGGATTGCTGGTTCTCACTCGCCTCAGCTCACTGCCCTTCAAAGAGATGCTCAACTCAGTGGCATTCAGCTGGAACAGCATTCTCGGGTATGACACCGTTAATTTCACCATGAAGCCCCTCTACCTGCCGGGTATCATTCCCTTCACGCTGGTCGCCATCCTGACCGCTTTCCTGCACCGCATGGAAGTCGGCAAGGTCACCAAGGCGTGGGGCGATGCATTCAAGGCGCTGAAGAATCCGACCATTGCGATGTTTTTTGCCGTTGCCATGGTTGAAATCTTCAAGCAGTCCGGCAACAACCCTCAGCAGTACCTCTCCATGCCCCTGACCATGGCCGATGCCTCGGCAGCCATGGTGGGTGATGTGTGGCCCGCCTTCGCCGCTTTTGTCGGCGCGCTCGGCTCCTTCATCACCGGGTCCGCAACGGTCTCAAACCTCCTGTTTGCGGAATTCCAGTACGGCGTGGCCTCCACCATCCACATGAACCCCGAAGTCATCGTCGCCCTCCAGGCGGTCGGCGGCGCCATGGGCAACATGATCTGCGTGCACAACATCGTGGCCGCGTCCGCCACAGTCGGCCTCATCGGGATGGAAGGGATGATCCTCAGGCGCACCTTCCCGCCGCTGCTGGCATACGGTGCCACCGTTGGTCTGGCAGGCGCACTGCTCATTTTCGTCATCCTCTAG
- a CDS encoding zinc ribbon domain-containing protein YjdM — translation MENLPNCPECGSEYVYSDGSILICPECSHEFQAEDTAEKVYKDVNGNVLVDGDTVIVMQDLKVKGASQAIKKGTKVKNIRLVEPEDGIHDIACKIPGFGSMMLKTSVVKKG, via the coding sequence ATGGAAAACTTGCCGAATTGCCCGGAGTGTGGCTCCGAGTACGTATATTCTGACGGCAGCATTCTGATTTGTCCCGAGTGCAGCCATGAGTTTCAGGCAGAGGACACGGCTGAAAAAGTCTACAAGGACGTCAATGGCAATGTTCTTGTGGATGGTGATACTGTCATCGTCATGCAGGACCTCAAGGTCAAGGGCGCATCCCAGGCCATCAAGAAAGGAACCAAGGTCAAGAACATCCGTCTGGTCGAACCAGAAGACGGAATTCATGATATTGCCTGCAAGATCCCGGGTTTTGGCTCCATGATGCTCAAGACTTCTGTCGTCAAGAAAGGCTAA
- a CDS encoding methyl-accepting chemotaxis protein, translating to MSMRNKILIPICTAVVIVFVATMTITGMRMIETFKLDAEKLATAEAREYGMQIGVSVDKAMESARTLASLMGGAKEVSGFFARDQATSMMKAIIRNSPHLDGIWMVWKKNGFEGVDGAFADEPMHDETGRFIPRWFRKDGEIVGEAVKGYAEEGEAGDFYRVPFETQQNYLTAPTKVNWNGRDLMRVSVSVPLIGKNEVFGVAGADIILDGMQDIVSDASLFGSGYGFVISDQGKMIAHPKSEIIGDDVFNFFDGAMEEKLAEAIKQGSDLQFRSTSAVTGKDTFYIFVPFELAGTGVKWMFGVNVPMDSVTQEARAIMFINAAMGTVALIIIGLIIFFVAGNIVRPLKRIVASAEAVAEGDLQTDVDIHQKDEIGLLADGLRKMIANLVEMIETAEQKTREAGEQAEAAKIATQEAEEAKNAAESAKRDGMLQAAEALEGIVNRITSSSDALSSQVHSASEGAGSQSEMASEVATAMEQMNVSVLEVARNASLAAERAEGAREQARQGSEVVSSLVEAINEVNTRTDEVKGLLAGLGQKADGIGKIMEVINDIADQTNLLALNAAIEAARAGDAGRGFAVVADEVRKLAEKTIDATKDVEEYVGMIQNGTRNSIDSMDLAADAVTRSSSLAEDAGESLDEIVSIVHTTADRVSIIATASEEQSSVSEQISRSVDEVNRISNETANIMADSSQAINELAGMTTELDGLITKLKQA from the coding sequence ATGAGCATGCGGAATAAGATTCTTATTCCGATCTGTACGGCGGTGGTGATTGTCTTTGTAGCAACTATGACGATTACCGGCATGCGCATGATCGAAACGTTCAAACTGGACGCCGAGAAACTGGCTACGGCTGAGGCTCGGGAATACGGCATGCAGATCGGTGTATCCGTAGATAAGGCGATGGAGAGTGCGCGAACTCTGGCATCCTTGATGGGTGGCGCCAAGGAGGTCTCCGGCTTCTTTGCGCGTGATCAGGCCACAAGCATGATGAAGGCGATTATCCGCAACAGCCCGCATCTGGACGGCATCTGGATGGTCTGGAAAAAGAATGGGTTCGAAGGAGTGGATGGAGCGTTTGCCGACGAACCCATGCACGACGAAACAGGCCGGTTCATTCCCCGCTGGTTTCGCAAGGATGGCGAAATAGTGGGAGAGGCCGTCAAAGGTTATGCGGAAGAAGGCGAAGCAGGTGATTTCTACCGTGTGCCTTTTGAAACCCAGCAAAACTACCTTACAGCGCCTACAAAGGTGAACTGGAATGGCAGGGACCTCATGAGGGTCAGTGTCAGCGTGCCGCTCATTGGAAAGAATGAGGTATTCGGCGTTGCCGGGGCCGATATCATTTTGGATGGCATGCAGGATATCGTCAGCGATGCTTCGTTGTTTGGTTCCGGGTACGGGTTTGTGATCAGTGATCAGGGGAAAATGATCGCTCATCCCAAGTCTGAAATTATCGGTGATGATGTTTTCAATTTTTTTGATGGGGCCATGGAAGAGAAACTGGCTGAAGCCATTAAGCAAGGTTCGGATTTACAGTTTCGCTCCACCTCGGCAGTCACCGGTAAGGATACATTCTATATTTTTGTTCCGTTTGAGTTGGCCGGAACCGGCGTGAAGTGGATGTTCGGCGTCAACGTCCCCATGGACAGCGTGACGCAGGAAGCCCGTGCCATCATGTTTATCAATGCAGCCATGGGAACGGTTGCACTGATCATCATCGGCCTGATTATCTTCTTTGTGGCTGGCAATATCGTTCGTCCGTTGAAGCGGATTGTTGCTTCGGCCGAAGCCGTGGCAGAGGGCGACCTGCAAACGGATGTCGACATCCACCAGAAGGACGAAATTGGTCTCTTGGCCGATGGTTTGCGCAAGATGATCGCCAACCTTGTGGAGATGATCGAAACCGCCGAGCAAAAGACCCGAGAAGCAGGAGAGCAGGCCGAAGCCGCAAAGATTGCGACCCAGGAAGCCGAGGAAGCCAAGAACGCTGCAGAATCCGCCAAGCGTGATGGTATGCTGCAGGCAGCCGAGGCCCTTGAGGGAATCGTCAATCGGATTACGTCGTCTTCCGATGCGCTTTCCAGTCAGGTCCACAGTGCAAGTGAAGGCGCTGGCTCTCAGAGCGAGATGGCTTCGGAAGTTGCCACGGCCATGGAGCAGATGAATGTTTCGGTGCTGGAAGTGGCGAGAAATGCATCGTTGGCTGCGGAAAGAGCAGAAGGCGCCCGCGAGCAGGCCAGACAGGGATCCGAGGTGGTCTCTTCGCTGGTTGAAGCCATCAATGAAGTGAATACCCGGACCGATGAAGTGAAGGGACTGCTTGCAGGGCTTGGCCAGAAAGCCGATGGCATTGGCAAGATCATGGAAGTGATCAATGACATTGCCGACCAGACCAACCTGTTGGCGCTCAATGCAGCCATCGAGGCAGCCCGCGCCGGTGACGCCGGACGTGGATTCGCCGTTGTTGCCGACGAGGTTCGCAAACTGGCTGAAAAGACCATCGATGCCACCAAGGACGTCGAAGAGTACGTGGGCATGATCCAGAATGGGACCCGCAACAGCATAGACAGCATGGATCTGGCGGCTGATGCGGTGACTCGAAGCTCTTCTCTGGCAGAGGATGCCGGTGAATCTCTGGATGAGATTGTATCCATCGTGCATACCACTGCGGATCGCGTCAGCATCATTGCCACCGCTTCCGAGGAGCAGTCCTCGGTCAGCGAGCAGATCAGCCGTTCCGTGGATGAAGTCAACCGTATCTCCAATGAAACCGCAAACATCATGGCCGACTCCAGTCAGGCCATCAACGAGCTGGCGGGCATGACTACAGAGCTGGACGGTCTTATTACCAAGCTCAAGCAGGCATAG
- a CDS encoding pentapeptide repeat-containing protein, with product MIWEAGDVCEGAVYDQLVCDEDIEEVSFTLCVFRNCSFQSCRFVDCVFDDCEFIQCNLSLVEFLRPILSDVRFVDSKMVGLDWSRILGFVAATVEGCIMRDNVFMNMNLTKKQFTSCDLSGSTFSNTKLNHTVFDDCDLSQCQFHQTDLRFANFATSRNYFIKAESNRLGKTVFSLPEATSLLANLDIVLE from the coding sequence ATGATTTGGGAAGCGGGTGATGTGTGTGAGGGGGCTGTGTATGACCAGCTTGTTTGCGATGAGGATATAGAAGAAGTATCCTTCACCCTGTGTGTTTTCCGAAATTGCAGTTTCCAATCCTGCCGATTTGTCGACTGTGTCTTTGATGATTGCGAATTCATTCAGTGCAATCTGTCTTTGGTTGAATTCCTTCGCCCGATTTTATCCGATGTGCGTTTTGTGGACTCCAAAATGGTTGGCCTTGATTGGAGTCGTATCCTTGGCTTTGTGGCGGCAACTGTCGAGGGGTGCATCATGCGAGACAACGTGTTCATGAATATGAACCTCACTAAAAAGCAATTCACCTCCTGCGACCTGTCAGGGTCCACGTTCTCCAATACCAAATTGAATCACACCGTTTTTGATGATTGCGACCTTTCGCAATGTCAGTTCCATCAAACGGACTTACGATTCGCCAACTTTGCCACTTCCCGAAATTACTTCATCAAGGCAGAGTCCAACCGCCTCGGGAAAACCGTCTTTTCCTTGCCTGAAGCAACATCCCTGCTCGCCAACCTTGATATCGTACTGGAATGA